The window GTCAGGCTCGTCGAGGTACCGGGCAGGGTGTACGGGTCGGGGGAGTCGGTCGGTTCGTCGACATCCGTGACCACCCCCGCGTCCAGCGCCGCCGCCGCGGTCACCACCTTGAAGGTCGACCCCGGCGGATACGTCTGCCGTACCGCCCGGTTGAGCATCGGCTTCTCCGGGTCCTCGTTCAGCCCGATCCAGGACCGCGCCACCGTCGGCCCGTTCCCCGACAGGGCCTCCGGGTTGTAGGAGGGCGTCGACACCAGCGCCAGGATCCGGCCCGTCGACGGCTCGATCGCCGCCACCGCGCCCTTGCGTCCGCCGAGCCCTTCGTAGGCCGCCCGCTGAGCCGATGCGCGCAGGGTCGTCAGCACATCGCCGCCCGGATTCCGGGCCCGGGTCAGATCGTTCAGCAGCGGGAACGACGACAGCATCGGATCCGAGCCGGACAGCACCCCGTCCTCGGTGTGCTCCAGGAGCGATGTGCCGTACACCTGCGAGGCGAAGCCGGTCACCGGCGCGTACAACGGGCCGTCCAGATAGGTGCGTTCATAGCGGAGCTGCTCGCCGGTGTCCTTGGATCCGGTGATCGGGCGGCCGCCGACCAGGATGTCGCCGCGCGGCTCGCCGTACCGGGCGATGGTCCCCCGGCGGTTGGCGGGGTTCTCGTCATAGGCGCCGGACTCGAAGACCTGGAGACGGGTGGCGTTCACCAGGAGCGCGGCCAGCAGCAGGGCGCAGAAGACGGCCGCGAGCCGGATGTGCCGGGTCACGCCGGGGCCTCCTCGTCGTAGCGCCGCCGCGCCGAGTCGCTCACCCGGACCAGCAGCGCCACGATCGCCCAGTTGGTGACGACCGACGAGCCGCCCTGCGCCAGGAACGGCATCGCCATGCCGGTCAGCGGGATCAGCCCGGTCACCCCGCCCGCGATCACGAACACCTGGAGCGCCACGATGGAGGCAAGACCCACCGCGAGCAGCTGCCCGAACGGGTCGCGCAGCGCGAGGCCCGCCCGGTAGCCGCGCTCCACGAGCAGGCCGTAGAGCAGGAAGATCGCGGACAGTCCGGCCAGGCCCAGCTCCTCGCCCGCCGTGGCCAGGATGAAGTCCGACTTGACGGCGAATCCGATCAGCACGGAGTGGCCGAGCCCGAGCCCGGTGCCGAGCATGCCGCCCGCCGCGAAGGCGAACAGCGACTGGGAGAGCTGGTTGGGGCCCTGCCCCGCCTCGATCGACGCGAACGGATGCAGCCAGTCCTCGACCCTGCTGTGCACATGCGGCTCCAGCCAGCCCACGGCCACGGCCCCCAGCGCGGCCAGCAGCAGCCCCACGGCGATCCACCCGGTGCGCCCTGTGGCGACGTACAGCAACACCACGAACAGGCCGAAGAACAACAGCGAGGTCCCGAGGTCCCGTTCGAGGATCAGGACGCCGACGCTCAGCAGCCAGATGGCGACGATCGGCCCGAGCACCCGCCCGGTCGGCAGTTGCAGCCGCCACACACGGCGGCCCGCATACGCCAGCGCCCCTCGGTTCGCGGCCAGATACGCGGCGAAGAACACCGCCAGCAGCACCTTCGCGAACTCGCCCGGCTGGATGGAGAATCCGGCGATCCGGATCCAGATCCGGGCGCCGTTCACGGCGGGGAACAGGATCGGCAGGATCAGCAGCCCGAGGGCGGCGACCACACAGACGTACGCATACCGCTGAAGGACCCGGTGGTCGCGCAGCAGCACCACCGTCACGATGAAGAACGCCACCCCCAGCGTGGACCACACGAGTTGGGCGGGCGCCGCCCGGTCGCCCGGGGTCTCCAGGTCGAGCCGGTAGATCAGCACCAGGCCCAGCCCGTTGAGCAGCACGCCGATCGGCAGCATCAGCGGATCCGCGTACGGCGCCCGGAACCGCACCGCCAAGTGGGCGACGAGCGCCAGCACACCGAGCCCGGCGCCGTAGCCGACGGCGCCGGGCGGGACGGTGCCGGTGCGGGCGAGGCCGACAGCGCAGTAGCCGTACACGGAGAGCAGGACGGCCACGACGATGAGGGACAGTTCGATGCCACGGCGCCGGGGGAGACGGACGGCGGGAGCGGGTGCGTCCGCTCGTGCCACGGTGGTTCCGGCCTTGCTCATGTCCGGAACTTACCCAAATAGGGCGTCTTGTGTGCCTTGCGGCTCAGCACCAGCGTGGCGCGGGCCCGATGTTGTTGATGAACCGGGCCGACCCCCAGGCCCAGGTGCCGTCCGTGAGGAGGTACCAGAGCGGGTTGCCCTGAATGTTCTGCCCGACCGTCTTGCAGAAGATCTTCACGATCTCCCCGCGGTGCGCGGTCCGAATGACTTGCCCGCCTCGGTTGGGGGCGCTGCGCAGCAGCAGGGTGTTGGCGGTGACCACGCCCTTGTACAGGCGGGGGTGGTGTTCCTGGTGGTTCCCACCCGAGTCGCCCCGGGACGACTCCCAGTCGTCACCGGCGACTGCGGGTGTGGCGAGTGCGCCGGCGGCGAGCGCGCCGGCGGCGACGGTTATGGCGAGACGGGAGCGGAGCGACATGGTGCCTACCTCCATAAGAGGGGGTGAAACTGACTATTCGCCACGCTATGGGCGCAAAGCGCCGGTCGCCTCTCAACATGGGCCATCCGGAGCGCCCCGATAGGGCGCGGGGCTGTGTCGATTTGCGGCTCCGCCGCGTGGGCGCGACTAGCCCCCACCGGCCGGCAGAGAAAGCACAGCCATAGCGCCCCCATCCTCTGCATTGGCAAAAGACAATCGCGCCCCCAACACCTCCGCCTGCCCCAACGCGATGGTCAGTCCCAACCCATGCCCCTTCGCGCCCCCCTCCGTACGAAACCGTTGCGGCCCATGCTCCAGCAAATACTCCGGATACCCAACCCCGTGGTCCCGCACGGTCACCCGAAGTTCATCCACCGTCACCACCACGGGGCCACGCCCATGGCGATGCGCATTCACCACCAAATTCCCGAGCACCCGCTCCAGCCGCCGCCGATCCGTCTCCACGGTCACATCCCGCAGAACGACCACCTCCGTACGGTCCCCGGCCGCCCGAACCACCCGCTCGGCCAACGCCCCCAACCGCTCGGTGTCCACATCAAGCCGCTCCCGCCCGGTATCAAGGCGAGAAATCTCCAGCAGATCCTCGGTGAGCGTCCGCAACGCCGCCACCCGATCCCGCACCAACTCCGTCGGCCGCCCCGGAGGCAACAGCTCCGCCGCCGCATGCAGCCCCGTCAACGGCGTCCGCAGCTCATGCGCCACATCCGCCGTGAACCGCTGCTCGGCCTGCAACTTCCCCTGCAGCGACCCCGCCATGGAGTCCAGCGCGGCGGCCACCGCGGCCACTTCGTCCTGCGGCCGCGAGGGATCCTTCGTCCGGGGATCGTCGACGCGAGCGTCCAGGTCGCCGCCGCTGATCCGCCGGGCCACCTGGGCCGTGGTGTGCAGCCGCCGGGTCACCCGGGTCACGGCGAGCGCGCCGACCAGCAGCGTCGTGCCGATGGCCAGCAGCGAGGACCACAGGATCGCCCGGTCCAGACCGTCGATCGTGCGGGCCTGCTGCGAGTAGTCGACCTGCACGGCCAGCGCCCGCGAGCCGTCGGCCGGACCCGCCGCCCACATCGTCGGCCGGCCCTCGTGGTCGGCGACCATCGTGCCGCGGTCCCCGGCGACGGCCAGCTCCCGCAGCGCCCCCGGCAGCCCCGCCGGATCGACGCCCGCGCCCGGCATCAGCCGGTCCCCGGCCTCGAAGGCGGTCGTCGCGTCGGTCAGCCGGGACAGCGCCTCGGTACGGGCCCGGCCGACGGTCTGGTTGGTCACCGAGACATGCACGAGCACACCGAGCAGCACGGTCAGCGCGCAGCACATCACCGTGATGAACACGGCCGCCTTGGTGGCGAGCGTCCCGGCCCAGCGGGGCAGCGAGGGCCTCATCGATCACTCGCCGAAGGCTTGGGCGACGGCTTGCGCTCACCCGTGCGCAGCATCTCGTCGTGGGTGAGCAGCATCGCGTTGGCCTGCGCGTCCCAGGTCCACTGGAGCCGGTACTCGTACCCCGCGACCTCCGAGGGCGCCCGGACGATCACGGACCGCCCGGCCAGCTCCACCGCGCTGACGGCGTCGTCGTAGGACATGACCCGCACCAACCGGTGCTTCTGGACGGTGTAGACGCGCATGCCGGTCAGCTCGCCGGGCAGGAGCCGGAAGCCGAGCGTCAGGTCCTCGCGTCCGTCGCCGCTCAGGTCCCGGTAGTAGGGCGTGAGGACGGGACAGCGGGCGCTGCCGGTGTCGCAGTCGGCCATCCGCCCCGCGGTCTCGCGGTACGGCGCCTTCGCGCCCTCGTAGTCGCCGGGACTCGCGGCGATCTCGGCGCGCACGACCGCCACCGGGTCGACCTTGCGGATGTCGTCGCCGGGCACGTCGACGCCCTTGACGACCTCGGTGGTCACCTCGCCGATCTCGAAGGCGGGGCTGGACGCCGGGGTCAGCTCGGGCCAGAGCCGGGCCGGGCTGACCGCGGTCGGGGTGGCGCCCGCGCCCTGGAGTCCGCCGGCGTCACCGCAGCCCGCGGCGGTCACCAGCAGCAGGGCGACGCCGACGGTCGTACGGACGACGGTGCGGGGCACGGTGCTCCTGTGGTTCGGAGGTGAGCGGTGGCCCCGTACACCTTATTCGGAGGGAAGTCCCTTTTGCCCGCCCGGGTGGGCCGGGGTGATCACTCGGTGAGCTCCTCGAGCAGCCGGGCGGTGGACAGACCGGCGCGCAGGTACTCGACGAAGAGGTCATTGTGCAGGGCCCAGGGCGAGCGCCGGGACCGTATCAGCCGGATCGCCTCCTCGACGGAGTGCCCCCGCCTCATGAGCGTCTGCGCGACGACCAGACCCGAGCGGTTGTACCCGTGGTAGCAGCGCACCAGGACCGACCGGCCCGCGTCCAGCGCCTCCCCCGCGGCCTGCGCCAGCCGCATCACGCCGGTGAGCTGCGTCCCGTCCAGCGGCCCGTCCGGGATGGGCCACACATGGTGCTCCACACCGCCGTCGGGCCCGTGCCCGGGCAGCCGTAGCAGCGTCTGTACGAGATCGAACTCGTCCCGTACGACGACGAACTCCAGCTGCCCCGCCACCGCCCGGAACTCATGACCGCCCATCCACAGGCCGGGCACGATCTCGTCCCACGGGGTGTCCGGAGCAGGAACGTCGGGTTGCTTCCTGCGGGTACGCAATTGGCGCCTCCCCCAACTTCCCCTCCCAACTCCTCTCAAAGGTAGCCGGGTTCTTGCCCCTGGAGCACCCCGCCTGTTCCCATGGTCAAAGGGGTGATGGTGCATGAGCGCACTGCGTGTCGTGCCGACCTGGCGCCACGGCCAGGAACGGCTGTACGTCTGCCTCACGGACGGCAGGAACATCGCTTGGTACGACCGTGAGGCCGCCAGAGTCAACCTGCTCAGCGACGAGCGCCGGGACGAGGTGCTGGAAGTCCTGGGCCCGTTCCTCAGCGGCCCGGTGGCGGTGGGACCGCCGCCGGTCCCGACCCCGGCCGAGCTGGCCCGCCTCACCCTCCATCCGGACGACGACCTGGCGCCCAACCGTCCCGGCGAGGCGCTCCTGATCGCCCTGGACCGCGACCCGGGACCGCCCAAGCGGCTGCGCACGGATCCCAGGCGCCGCGCGCTCACCGCCGAACAGACGGTGGGGGAGGCCCTGGACCGCCTCGACGGCGCGGGCTGGCACACCCTGCACTCGATCCCGCTGCCGGGCGGGGCGCGGATCCATCACCTGGCGATTGGACCGGCGGGGCTGTTCGCCATCCACACCCTGTACGCCCGTAAGCAGCGGATCAGGGTCGCGGATCCGATGGTCACGATCGGCCGCCGGGAACCGCATCCCCTCCTGCGCCGCGTCCGGGCCGACGCCGACCGCGCCTCGTACGCCCTGACGGCGGAGGTCCGCCCGGTCCTGGCCCTGGCCGGTCCCGCGGACGTCTCGGTCACCGCCCCCGTCCGCGAGGTCCGCGTCCTCCAGGACACGAACCTCGGGGAGCTGGCCCGGCAAGGGGGCGTCCTCAAACCGGCGGACGTGGAGGCGCTGCACGCGATGGCACGGGACCGGAACACCTGGACGCGGGTCTAGTCCACCGGGCGGAAGTAGTGGTCCAGCGCGAAGCGGCCGATCTCGCGGCCCATCGCGTTGCCCACGAGGTCGCTGGTCCGGTAGTGGATCCCGCCGAACACCCGGGCGTCGATCACATCACGGTTGAAGTCGGCCGCCCGCTTGTACGTACGGGTGGTGCCGGTGACCGCCGAGGAGATCCGGAAGGCCACGTCCCCGCCGGTCAGCCGGTCCAGCACGGTGATCGCGGCCCCGTCGATGGCGCAGTGGCCGCTGACGTAGTCCGGATAGGGCGGCGTGCGCAGCAGCGGCTCCCAACTCCCGTCGGGCTCGGTCGCCGGGTTGCCGTCGGTGGCGGCCAGCCGGATCGCGGTGATCGGGCGCCACTGGGCGTGCGTGAACTTGGCGTTCCACGCGGTGATCGCCGCGTCCGCGGTCGCCGTGTTGGCGGCGGCGAACAGCCGGGCCGCGTCGACGATGTCCAGCCCGTGCCGTGCGGTGTGGCCGCGGTAGGCGGCCTGCAACTGCACCGTCAGGACATCGGCGTAGAAGCGAGCGGTCTCGGTCTGCCGCGCCGACCGTTTGCTCTTCTTTCCTCCGAGCGCCTTCACCTCGGCGACGTCCCTCGCGTACTGCCGGGAGTGCGGCGGGGGCGGCGGCCCCGGCACGAACTGGTCCGACGACTCGACCAGCAGCGGCCGCATCTTGGCCAGCCAGGGGAGGTGGAAGGTCTGGTTCGCGGGCGGAGTGGGCCGCCAGACGCCCATCGCGGGCTGCCTGCCGAAGCTCACGGGTGCACCGCGCCCGTCGTCCACCCGCATCCGTACGAGGTGTTCGGCGGCCTTCCGCCCGAAGGCGACACCGAGGTCCTGGGCACGCCCGTCGGGAATCTTCGCGAGCGAGTCTTCGAAGGCCGCGTCGATCCGGTTCCTGGACTTCGGGAAGTACGTCAGAAGCACCCGGTGTGCGGCTGCCGCGGCCGCCGCCTCGGAGGAGGCGGTGGCGGGCGCCCGCCCGTGCCACTTGTACGGGGAGTACCGGCCCTCGACGCCCACCACCGCGTTGTACACGGCGGCCGACACAAAGCCGTGCCACACGAGCTGCTCGGCGGCATACAGCTTGGCATCGCCGTTGATGACGGCATCGGCGGTCCGATTCCAGTCGGTGATCACCCCGGCGTCCGGGGTCCGCGGGGTGGCCTCGGAGGGCGGGGCGAGGGGGGAGTGCGGCGCCGAGCGTGAGAGCGGAGAGGCCGACTAGGAGGGTACGGCGGAGGGGCATGTGGCTCCTTTGGGTCTGAGAGGAGGGGGAGGGGAGGGTCCGGCGCTACGGCGGCGTTTGCGCAGGTCCGGGCCGAGGTCATTGCCGCGGCAGCGTCCCCGCCCGGTCCGGGGCGAGGAGTGGGGCCAGCAGGTCGCCGTAGTCCTGGATGCGGGGGGCGAGGTCCGGTGCGGTGAAGGCCAGCTGGGTCGGGTTCCGGCAGTCCTCGACCTCGGTCCAGGTGACCGGCGCGGAGACCCAGGGCTCGGGGCGGGCGCGCAGGGTGTAGGGCGTGGCCGTGGTCTTGCGGGCGGCGTTCTGGCTCCAGTCGACGAAGACCTTCCCGGGCCGCAGGCTGCGCGTCATCCGGTGCAGGACGAGCCGCGGCATGGCCTTCTCGGCCTCCGTCGCGAGCCCCTTGGCGTACTCCGACACCTGGTCGGAGGACGAACCCCGGACCGCGGCCAGCAGATGCAGCCCCTTCGACCCGGAGGTCTTCGCGTACGCCTCGATCCCGTCCGCCGCGAGCCGCTCGCGCAGCCACAGGGCGACTTCGCAGCACTCCACGATCGTCGCCGGGGTGCCGGGGTCCAGGTCGAAGACGAGCCGGTCGGCGTCCCCGGGTGCCTGGGCGACCCACTGGTGGGTGTGGAACTCGGTGACCAGGTTCGCCGCCCACATCAGACTCGGCAGATCCTGCACGAGCACCATCCGGGCCGGCCCCTCCGAACGGGGGACCTCGGCGGTGGTGACCCACTCGGGCGTACCCGGCGGCACGTTCTTGGTGAAGAAGACCTGTCCGTCCGGCCCGTCCGGGTACCGCAGGAAGGAGACCGGCCGGTCACGCAGATGGGGCAGCAGCACGTCGGCGGTCGTGGCGTAGTAGTGCAGCACCTCGCCCTTGGTGAAGCCGGTCGCCGGGTACAGCACCTTCTCCAGATTGCTGAGCGCGAGCCGTCGCCCCTTCACCTCTGTGATCGGCGTCATACGATGAGAATCCCATGGAAATGGGATGAAGAGCTGCGAAGTAAACCCAAACCCGACGAAAGGGTGCTGCACGTGAGATCCATATGGAACGGCGCCATCTCGTTCGGTCTGGTCAGCATCCCGATCAAGGTGGTGAACGCGACCGAGAGCCACTCGATCTCGTTCCGCCAGATCCACGCGGAGGACGGCGGCCGCATCCGCTACCGCAAGTTCTGCGAACTGGAGGACCGCGAGGTCACCC of the Streptomyces sp. NBC_00287 genome contains:
- a CDS encoding vanadium-dependent haloperoxidase, whose translation is MITDWNRTADAVINGDAKLYAAEQLVWHGFVSAAVYNAVVGVEGRYSPYKWHGRAPATASSEAAAAAAAHRVLLTYFPKSRNRIDAAFEDSLAKIPDGRAQDLGVAFGRKAAEHLVRMRVDDGRGAPVSFGRQPAMGVWRPTPPANQTFHLPWLAKMRPLLVESSDQFVPGPPPPPHSRQYARDVAEVKALGGKKSKRSARQTETARFYADVLTVQLQAAYRGHTARHGLDIVDAARLFAAANTATADAAITAWNAKFTHAQWRPITAIRLAATDGNPATEPDGSWEPLLRTPPYPDYVSGHCAIDGAAITVLDRLTGGDVAFRISSAVTGTTRTYKRAADFNRDVIDARVFGGIHYRTSDLVGNAMGREIGRFALDHYFRPVD
- a CDS encoding penicillin-binding transpeptidase domain-containing protein encodes the protein MTRHIRLAAVFCALLLAALLVNATRLQVFESGAYDENPANRRGTIARYGEPRGDILVGGRPITGSKDTGEQLRYERTYLDGPLYAPVTGFASQVYGTSLLEHTEDGVLSGSDPMLSSFPLLNDLTRARNPGGDVLTTLRASAQRAAYEGLGGRKGAVAAIEPSTGRILALVSTPSYNPEALSGNGPTVARSWIGLNEDPEKPMLNRAVRQTYPPGSTFKVVTAAAALDAGVVTDVDEPTDSPDPYTLPGTSTSLTNEAKGCADASLRAAFEWSCNTVFAKLGVRVGVTDLAATAQAFGFNDTGVRIPYTVAPSTFDTSVDRAQLALSAIGQYNTRATPLQMAMVASAVASGGQVREPYLVERTIRSGGATLETAGSRPVRQAMHPATAVRLRELMTDVVRKGTGTNAAIPGVTVGGKTGTAQHGIGNSGTPYAWFVSWAQGERDLEPKVAVAVVVEDAEADRGEISGGGDAAPIARAVMEAVLNS
- a CDS encoding protein-tyrosine phosphatase family protein, producing the protein MRTRRKQPDVPAPDTPWDEIVPGLWMGGHEFRAVAGQLEFVVVRDEFDLVQTLLRLPGHGPDGGVEHHVWPIPDGPLDGTQLTGVMRLAQAAGEALDAGRSVLVRCYHGYNRSGLVVAQTLMRRGHSVEEAIRLIRSRRSPWALHNDLFVEYLRAGLSTARLLEELTE
- a CDS encoding FtsW/RodA/SpoVE family cell cycle protein, whose translation is MSKAGTTVARADAPAPAVRLPRRRGIELSLIVVAVLLSVYGYCAVGLARTGTVPPGAVGYGAGLGVLALVAHLAVRFRAPYADPLMLPIGVLLNGLGLVLIYRLDLETPGDRAAPAQLVWSTLGVAFFIVTVVLLRDHRVLQRYAYVCVVAALGLLILPILFPAVNGARIWIRIAGFSIQPGEFAKVLLAVFFAAYLAANRGALAYAGRRVWRLQLPTGRVLGPIVAIWLLSVGVLILERDLGTSLLFFGLFVVLLYVATGRTGWIAVGLLLAALGAVAVGWLEPHVHSRVEDWLHPFASIEAGQGPNQLSQSLFAFAAGGMLGTGLGLGHSVLIGFAVKSDFILATAGEELGLAGLSAIFLLYGLLVERGYRAGLALRDPFGQLLAVGLASIVALQVFVIAGGVTGLIPLTGMAMPFLAQGGSSVVTNWAIVALLVRVSDSARRRYDEEAPA
- a CDS encoding ATP-binding protein gives rise to the protein MRPSLPRWAGTLATKAAVFITVMCCALTVLLGVLVHVSVTNQTVGRARTEALSRLTDATTAFEAGDRLMPGAGVDPAGLPGALRELAVAGDRGTMVADHEGRPTMWAAGPADGSRALAVQVDYSQQARTIDGLDRAILWSSLLAIGTTLLVGALAVTRVTRRLHTTAQVARRISGGDLDARVDDPRTKDPSRPQDEVAAVAAALDSMAGSLQGKLQAEQRFTADVAHELRTPLTGLHAAAELLPPGRPTELVRDRVAALRTLTEDLLEISRLDTGRERLDVDTERLGALAERVVRAAGDRTEVVVLRDVTVETDRRRLERVLGNLVVNAHRHGRGPVVVTVDELRVTVRDHGVGYPEYLLEHGPQRFRTEGGAKGHGLGLTIALGQAEVLGARLSFANAEDGGAMAVLSLPAGGG
- the ligD gene encoding non-homologous end-joining DNA ligase codes for the protein MTPITEVKGRRLALSNLEKVLYPATGFTKGEVLHYYATTADVLLPHLRDRPVSFLRYPDGPDGQVFFTKNVPPGTPEWVTTAEVPRSEGPARMVLVQDLPSLMWAANLVTEFHTHQWVAQAPGDADRLVFDLDPGTPATIVECCEVALWLRERLAADGIEAYAKTSGSKGLHLLAAVRGSSSDQVSEYAKGLATEAEKAMPRLVLHRMTRSLRPGKVFVDWSQNAARKTTATPYTLRARPEPWVSAPVTWTEVEDCRNPTQLAFTAPDLAPRIQDYGDLLAPLLAPDRAGTLPRQ
- a CDS encoding SH3 domain-containing protein, which translates into the protein MSLRSRLAITVAAGALAAGALATPAVAGDDWESSRGDSGGNHQEHHPRLYKGVVTANTLLLRSAPNRGGQVIRTAHRGEIVKIFCKTVGQNIQGNPLWYLLTDGTWAWGSARFINNIGPAPRWC
- a CDS encoding nuclease-related domain-containing protein, whose translation is MSALRVVPTWRHGQERLYVCLTDGRNIAWYDREAARVNLLSDERRDEVLEVLGPFLSGPVAVGPPPVPTPAELARLTLHPDDDLAPNRPGEALLIALDRDPGPPKRLRTDPRRRALTAEQTVGEALDRLDGAGWHTLHSIPLPGGARIHHLAIGPAGLFAIHTLYARKQRIRVADPMVTIGRREPHPLLRRVRADADRASYALTAEVRPVLALAGPADVSVTAPVREVRVLQDTNLGELARQGGVLKPADVEALHAMARDRNTWTRV